Proteins encoded within one genomic window of Misgurnus anguillicaudatus chromosome 18, ASM2758022v2, whole genome shotgun sequence:
- the LOC129429982 gene encoding trace amine-associated receptor 4-like yields MSFNETENILLCYPLHPDSCPRTSRLTVIKVAMYAFISLMILMTVFGNLLIIISISHFKQLQSPTHLLVQSLAVCDCLLGLLVMPYSMMRSVEGCWFLGDVICKVHSSLDITLCISSLIHLSLISIDRYWAICDPLKYKMRITNNTVTVCITFTWICSFVYSFSVVFSGVNVVGLEALILQMSCFGGCGMFINKEWGLTCLILLFIIPGTIMSSLYIIIFNVVKKHAKVLSEKVSVTTTGVNIQSSAHRERKAAKTLALVMGVFFLCWLPLSIAAAVDPFLNFVTPADVFEALVWLSYFNSTFNPLIYGFFYPCFQKAFKTLISTYICGFNHLDTLTFK; encoded by the coding sequence ATGTCTTTCAATGAGACTGAGAATATTCTCCTGTGTTATCCTTTACATCCAGACTCTTGTCCTAGAACTTCTCGTCTCACTGTAATTAAAGTGGCAATGTACGCTTTCATTTCACTCATGATCCTCATGACAGTTTTTGGGAATCTGCTGATCATCATCTCCATCTCTCACTTCAAACAGCTTCAGTCTCCAACTCATCTGCTCGTTCAGTCATTGGCTGTATGTGACTGTCTGCTGGGTTTACTGGTGATGCCCTACAGTATGATGCGATCTGTCGAGGGCTGCTGGTTTTTGGGAGATGTTATTTGTAAAGTTCATTCTAGTTTGGACATCACCCTCTGTATCTCTTCTTTAATACATCTTAGTTTAATATCTATTGATAGATACTGGGCCATCTGTGACCCTCTGAAGTACAAAATGAGGATCACAAACAACACAGTGACTGTATGTATCACCTTTACATGGATCTGTTCATTTGTGTACAGCTTTTCTGTTGTGTTTTCAGGGGTGAATGTTGTTGGTCTGGAAGCTCTTATATTACAGATGTCTTGTTTTGGTGGCTGTGGTATGTTTATTAACAAAGAATGGGGACTAActtgtttaattttattatttattattccaGGAACTATAATGAGCTCTCTGTATATCATCATATTCAATGTTGTGAAAAAACACGCAAAGGTTTTGTCAGAGAAAGTGTCTGTGACCACCACAGGTGTTAACATTCAAAGCTCTgcacacagagaaagaaaagcaGCTAAAACTCTGGCTCTTGTTATGGGTGTTTTCTTTCTCTGCTGGCTGCCTTTATCAATTGCTGCTGCTGTCGACccttttcttaattttgtgacCCCAGCTGATGTTTTTGAGGCTTTAGTTTGGCTTTCATATTTTAACTCAACTTTTAATCCTTTGATCTATGGATTTTTCTATCCTTGCTTTCAGAAGGCCTTTAAGACTCTTATATCCACTTATATCTGTGGATTCAATCATTTAGATACTctgacatttaaataa